A genomic region of Glycine max cultivar Williams 82 chromosome 15, Glycine_max_v4.0, whole genome shotgun sequence contains the following coding sequences:
- the LOC100815998 gene encoding uncharacterized protein LOC100815998 has product MSAAVCGSKRSLFEELPPSPPVSKRLRCSSSPIRLSLPSLIDHLRSLFPHMDDQVLERALQECGNDLDAAIKSLHGLCLGSADDNSQIAPQPDLPNVVHTGTLEENDDASASGDQPASGNFPADGAEWIDLFVREMTCATSVDDARSRAARLLEVLEKSITAHASSGATTALQRENLMLKEQIEALTKEKNCFKSAFRIQLERLSDYENKNQELQQLKQLVSQYQEQIRTLEVNNYALRMHLNQAQQYNPFPGRFPPDAF; this is encoded by the exons ATGTCTGCTGCGGTGTGCGGAAGCAAGAGATCTTTGTTCGAAGAGCTTCCCCCTTCTCCGCCAGTATCCAAGAGGCTCCGCTGTTCCTCCTCCCCTATTCGCCTCTCTCTCCCTTCCCTCATCGACCACCTTCGCTCTCTCTTCCCTCATATGGATGACCAG gtCCTCGAGAGAGCGCTCCAAGAATGTGGCAATGACCTAGATGCTGCCATCAAGAGCCTCCACGGCCTCTGTTTGGGATCTGCTGATGATAATTCTCAAATTGCTCCACAACCTGACCTCCCTAATGTCGTCCACACAG GCACGTTGGAAGAGAATGACGATGCTTCTGCTTCTGGGGATCAGCCCGCTTCCGGCAATTTTCCCGCCGATGGAGCAGAATGGATTGACTTGTTTGTTAGAGAGATGACGTGTGCTACTAGTGTTGATGATGCCAGGTCCCGTGCTGCTAGATTGCTCGAGGTTCTAGAGAAATCAATCACTGCACACGCAAGTTCCGGGGCAACAACGGCTCTTCAAAGG gaaaatttgatgctgaAGGAGCAAATTGAAGCGTTGACTAaggagaaaaattgttttaaaagtgCTTTCAGAATCCAACTTGAACGTCTTTCTGATTATgagaataaaaatcaagagttgCAGCAGTTGAAGCAGTTGGTGTCTCAATATCAGGAGCAGATCAGAACTCTTGAG GTGAATAACTATGCTTTGCGAATGCATTTGAATCAGGCACAACAGTACAACCCCTTTCCTGGGCGTTTCCCTCCCGATGCCTTCTAG
- the LOC100815998 gene encoding uncharacterized protein isoform X1, whose protein sequence is MSAAVCGSKRSLFEELPPSPPVSKRLRCSSSPIRLSLPSLIDHLRSLFPHMDDQVLERALQECGNDLDAAIKSLHGLCLGSADDNSQIAPQPDLPNVVHTGTLEENDDASASGDQPASGNFPADGAEWIDLFVREMTCATSVDDARSRAARLLEVLEKSITAHASSGATTALQRENLMLKEQIEALTKEKNCFKSAFRIQLERLSDYENKNQELQQLKQLVSQYQEQIRTLEVISQFPPFCLAELAL, encoded by the exons ATGTCTGCTGCGGTGTGCGGAAGCAAGAGATCTTTGTTCGAAGAGCTTCCCCCTTCTCCGCCAGTATCCAAGAGGCTCCGCTGTTCCTCCTCCCCTATTCGCCTCTCTCTCCCTTCCCTCATCGACCACCTTCGCTCTCTCTTCCCTCATATGGATGACCAG gtCCTCGAGAGAGCGCTCCAAGAATGTGGCAATGACCTAGATGCTGCCATCAAGAGCCTCCACGGCCTCTGTTTGGGATCTGCTGATGATAATTCTCAAATTGCTCCACAACCTGACCTCCCTAATGTCGTCCACACAG GCACGTTGGAAGAGAATGACGATGCTTCTGCTTCTGGGGATCAGCCCGCTTCCGGCAATTTTCCCGCCGATGGAGCAGAATGGATTGACTTGTTTGTTAGAGAGATGACGTGTGCTACTAGTGTTGATGATGCCAGGTCCCGTGCTGCTAGATTGCTCGAGGTTCTAGAGAAATCAATCACTGCACACGCAAGTTCCGGGGCAACAACGGCTCTTCAAAGG gaaaatttgatgctgaAGGAGCAAATTGAAGCGTTGACTAaggagaaaaattgttttaaaagtgCTTTCAGAATCCAACTTGAACGTCTTTCTGATTATgagaataaaaatcaagagttgCAGCAGTTGAAGCAGTTGGTGTCTCAATATCAGGAGCAGATCAGAACTCTTGAG GTCATCTCCCAATTTCCTCCCTTTTGCCTGGCTGAGCTTGCACTGTAA